The region TAGTTGCTCGTCCATTTGCCCTTTCATCCTCCACTCTGCTGCACATTCACCTTGCAGTCTCCCTTTGTAAAAAGGCAGGAAAGTGCATAGGACAGTGCGAAGGCAAGTAGAATAGAGGTAGGAGGGATAGCTAGTCAACTAAGCTCAGTTACTTGACAGATGTAAACCAGGCCTAAAGCTGGCTTCAAACAAGCATAAGCCCAATTGTGCATGCCTTGGTCcatattttttgtgcacatatcggCGTCTTGtattgtactttttctgcctgcgGCACACAAACGCACTGATTGATATGTCTAAATAGTTCCAGATCTGTTTTTTCCaacgcaattacgcagtgtttcacacatctactTGCGTAATGTGCGCCCATTTGGGCACCCcctgttgacttctatggggacctttggtgcacaaatatgcagagagATATAACATGTTCTCTTGTGTGGCCGaaaatacacacacaaaatatgtgaacaatgaaatcaatgggttctattcactgcgtattttacacgtacaaatacacccgtgtgaaggagagcCAACTCAGGAAAGCAGATCTCACGAGGCCAGGTGTTTAAGGCAATGGAACCGGAAACAATTATCTTACCTGGTGCGGCAGCTCCACCAGCGGCTGGAGCAGCAgatgcaggagcagcagccacagcGCCACCAGATGGTACTGAACAAAGTTTAGAAAGGcctaagcaaaaaaagaaaaaaagagacatgAATTAATTTGTACAATCTCTCCAGTCTCAAAGGATGCTTTGTGGACATGTGAATATATCTACACTTCACAGCTTAACAGATCAGAAGTTGCATTCAGCGATCAGATTCAATCAAGAGCCTAATGTACTTACAAAATTTTCCTTACGTTTCAAAGGCATGCTAAAAGCATATTAACCTCTAAAGGATCACCTGCTAAAAAGTATGGCGGACAGTCGCAGGTGgcatatggagcgggatcgaggTTTGAACCCGCTCCATACCTGTTGAGTGTCATCTGTTTCTGCTTTTCAAGTCTCTACTGTGGACTTGACCAAGCTTTGACAGTCTCTACTGCAGACTTGTAAGTTCAACACCTGCTGTTGGCAAACTTTCACTGTGCTgctataggccccctgcacacgggtggaaattccacccgtgcccgcctgcataggattgcattacaaaacgcaatcctatgcacacagccgcaatttgaccgcctcaaaacacacgcggaaaacaaatcgtggcatgttccatttttatgcgggtctggcagaggcccacacagaaatgtcactactgACGCGCtagccctgcgcatgcgccggatgGGCGGCAGATggtacatcacagagcagagcagACGCGGAAGCAGGTGAACTGCACTgttcactgcaggggcatgggtcggatcccgctgcatccggcccggccgtctgcaggtagccTTAATGTGTACAATTATGATATACAGTAAACACCAAACCAAGTTCAGCCTTGTCCACACAGGAGGCCGCTGGAACGACCTCAGGCACAGATTCAGCACAGAATCCCAGATGCAATACCACTTGTCACTGGTTTGCGCCGGGACAGTTCAAGTCGAGCGTGTGCCAGATACAGCATTTTCATTGTGCGGCTCCTATGACAGggccaaacaatggaaataacGCCAATGTGAATGTGGCCTTGTGTTAATGTTACTACTGAGTTGAAAGCAATACCTGAATTAATCACTCCTTCAAGGTCTTTCCCACCAAGTTCAGACACCACCTAAAAAGAGAGAAACAATTGCTATAAATGGTATTCAATAGATGACAGCAGTGACTGCGCGGGTGCTCCACCCCAGTTACACAATTGGATGCGGCATGTCAGGCATCACCACTATATTTCCTTTCTATACACTGGTAGCACTACCCAGAAAAGGATGCACAGATTTGTAGCCATGTGATCTGTGATTGGATCTGACCAGCTGCTTGATGCTAGAGAAACGTCAcccctcaaagtattcaaaacaCCATTTAAAAAGTGTGTTCACCCTTTagaccccctgtccatgggcgcagcggaatatcgctagagaTATACCGCCGCGGGGAGCCCTGACAGGtctccgaggtgagcctatctgatagataggctcaccgcgaagTATCGCGGCAAtagcagcatgccgcaatttaaatcccgcaagtggagaattgctatgattctcagctcgtggacgctatggaaagctttgcagAGCGTGATCCGCGGGCGATCATTGCCCGTGGAAAGGCAGCCTTAGGCGTTTCGCTAGAATTAAAGCAAAAGGGAgaggtgaaatttaaacagttacatttttttttggatattttaaatgattttttctGCATCAGTTAGCAGATAAACAAATCTCAATATCTATTATCCCGAGTCAGCAGTTTTTGGAAATATCCCACATGTGGCCCTAGTGTGCAGCAGGACTCAATCACAAGCCTCAGAATTGAAGGATCCCCTTGTGGATTGAGCAGAAATCTGTAGCTAAGGCTGAATGCACGTGTGCGGAAATTCCACGGTGAGACTTCACACAGAATTCCCACTGctgcacactgccataggattgcattagtttatgcaatcctatgcagacagccgcaatttgaccgcgtgaaaactcgcgcagttacaaaatcgcagcatgtcctatttcagtgtgagCCTCGCAGAAGCCCACACTGCTGCGCCattgtgccagccggcacatccagcAGAGCAATGACGCCGAACAGCTAAGCCGCGGGTCACTGAAGGGGCACGGgtagcatcctgctgcgagaattttcgcagtcggaatccggcTCGGTCATCTGCATTCACCCAAAGGCGCATATTTCTGCCGCAGAGTCACACAAGCATTTAGCCCAGTCAATGGGCACAATCTCTGACACAATTAAAGATTTGTGTAGAGTCACGCAGTTCCACACAAACTTTTTGATTTTGCACACTGACAGTTAAACACGAGTGCGAGTCCAAGGCAAAATACACAGCAAAAATATCTAGCTTAGCCGCAGGTTTCTGCTGTGGCTTCAGATGCAGAATCCATGCCAGtttctgccgtgtgaacatacccttaggctgggttcacacggggcggatttgccgcggaaattttgtgcggaatttcgctgcggcaaatccgcatgcgcccgctaatcccgagattagccagacatgtggacgagatttctcagaaatctcgtccacacgggacggtaaATCCGCTGGGGCTAAGCCAGCAGAAGCTGCTGCAgtggcgcggatttgccggccgcagcatgttcggttttttttctgctaaggctgcgctctcctctatgggagcgccggccgcagcggaaaagcgagcggctgggccgcttcaaagccgctgcggatTTTGCAGCGGCGGTTCTCCAGGCGGAAGTCTCgcgggtttttgctgcggccacaccgcgagatttccgccgagaatccgccctgtgagaacccagccttactacgGAAACTTTCAGAAACGTTTTTTTTCCTTACATTTACAATTCAACTTTACTGCTACAGATGTAACTTGTCCCTGCCGTCACATGCTCAGAGACCACACTGATGAATCTGTGACTTCAGCTCTCTTGGAACAGCTGGGGCACAGAGCTGCATGCAGGGAGGCCGCAGATGGGCTGCCCGACTCCTGATAGAGGGAAGGGCACAGCATCGTCTTCTCACTGTGATGGCAGTCATAGCCATCACATAACTGGAGATCATGCTAATTGGTCTCCAGGCAAAGCTCTAGGACCTGAGCCATCATTACTCTCAGATCACGGAGCTCCAACACAACGAAGGATCTCTAGGGGGTTCTCTGCAGGGACAGTCTAAGACGTCACTGAGGACTGCCTGCACATGTATAATCTATGGGcagtccttaagtggttaacTATACTCAAATCACACCAGGATTTGAGTTAATAGAATTTCTTCCTCAAACCCCACTTTGAACCACAGGCAAAGTTAGGCAGTGATTAGTCTTCAAAGCAGAAAACAACTTCATGACTTTACCACATCCCGCAGCATTATAATCTCACCATTATAGAGACGAGCCCTGCCATGGCGCTATAATATACAAGCAGGCTTATACTGGACACCATCACCATGCGGGGACGTTGATCAGAACCACTGACCTTGCTGACACGTTCATCATCAGCATCAACTCCAACGCTGGACAGGATCTTCTTAATGTCTTTTGCTGATGGACTGCTGTTACCACCAAGGGTGGCAAGCAGGTAAGCGGCCACGTAACGCATTCTGCAAGCCCAATGAAAGACATGGTAAATAACACGCAAAATACAGTGACAGACGAACATAAGGAGCGTTCATAGCACACGCTGATGTATGCGAAATGTATCCATAGACCCCCGATCACCAGGATGGCTGCTACACTAAAAAAGGCCTAGAACAAACACACTGAAGCAGACGGCAACCAAAATGACCTTAATGCTTGGGTCTAGAGCGATGGAGAAAACTAGGGCACTTGGGCATTGGTTAGAGCATGTAGGAGGCCAGGAGTTGGTGTATGCATGAAACCGCATGAAGCAGGACGATGGTACATCAGCACAGGATtggctgaggctataccatttgtaCCTGCTGGGGTGACAGTTTAATCATGAcaaccttctatattcaccccAATGAGcaacagcccataagtatacagtcaggaggatgagctgtgatctcctctattacaagGCCAGGCGAACATGAGCGAGTGGTAAAATTCTGCGGTTTACTGTGCTGTGAGACTGCGTATCGCAGCAATTTGACGGCACATGAAAGTATCTCACGCACAGCATCATGCGTCGCCTTCCTGGTTTCATTTTATCTTTCCTGTTCTTTTAGGGCACTTGTGTATGTACAGCGCTTATTACGCACACATAGAATAGGCCTCTATCCTGCGTAATACGCGGTAACATAGGCCAGGCTGCATTCATTATTATACGCAATAAAAACCGTTAAGTGTGAGAGGAActgtgaaaatcaatgtattcgCATGGCCGCGAGCGATCACACAGAGCGAGAATCCAACTAGAAGTCTAAATGTATAACCCCAAGTTGATCTGAGACCACATGACCATCGGAGGACAAGGGGCCAGGCGTGTTCACACCCTCATATTCCGCACACGTAATAGGCGGTGAATAGATCCCACTGATTTCAGAGCATCAGGTCACATGTGCATTTTTCACGTGATGTTCAATCGCttaggaaaaacaaaacaaaagaaaaacggaATATACTATTTTGGCGCATCTTAGGCACAACTGAAGCGAACGGTcaggtgtaaggctgggttcacactgggcgtattcccgccgaaaatcccgcggtttggtcgcagcaaaaaccgcgagatttccgctgggagaaccgccgcggagaAACCtgtggcggctttgaagtggcccggccgctcgctcttccgctgcggccgacgctccatagaggagagtgcggccgcagcggaaagaaaaaatagacatgctgcatattctaaagccgcggctgcggtcgccgcagccgcggttcctgcctgacttaccgcagcggattggccgtcccgtgtggacgagatttctgagaaatctcgtccacatggctggctaatctggagattagcggccgcaggcggatttgccgcggagaaattccacgcggaatttccgcggcaaatccaccctgtgtgaacccagccttagtgtgcagtaaacctgcatatttgcacagcaaataCACGGGTTCTTCCGCGCCATTTTTTGCATGTACAATAACGCAGGCCGAAGTAATTTTCAGCTGCATAACTACATTTCATATTCACACAACCGAAATACGCCTTCACCCGCGTGACTGCACCCTTTCACACTAGTAACCACGGTAACGCGagccacttatatatactgggggcatAATACATAATGGGTGAACAAATATCACTGGAGAGCCCTTTAATGTCACACTAATTGTTCCCGTGCGGTGAGACAGACGTTCTGCACCACGTGGGAGCAAATGACCGCCGCCCGGCTCCACCAGCACAGCTCCCCAACACCCCCAGACGTGCGGCCGCCACCGTGGGGCGCCGGGACCGCACACAACACTCACTTTAAGTCCGTACAAGACACGAAACGGTGTGCACGCTCCTGTTCTTCCGACTccgagagggaaagagagagccaCGGGGTTTCCACGGCAGAGATCCAGGGGCCGCCGAGTTCAAAGGTCATAGACACATGACGTTTAAAATTTTAATTAAATGTAGTCCGTTtgtgtttttattacatttcacAATCAATAAAAGGAATTTCGCTTAAATATTTTGATTTAATCGAGAAAAATAAGAACGTGACTggcagtgcgcatgcgcagtttaGTAGCCGCATCATGCTTATGCCGGCTGACGGGGCGTGAACACCGCGTTTACGCATGCGCAAGATTACTGCCGGCAACCCGGAAGATTACACTACGCACGCGCGGTTACCTAGAGGTTGTGTGGAACATAGAGCATGCGCCGTAGGTCACGTGCTCCGCGTTTAGCGTTTTATTTTTCAAGTTTCGAGCGCAATATTTATTTCAGTGGTAAatcaaataaaagtgtaaaaaggcGGCCGTGAGCTGCCGGGTGAGCTGAGGGAGGGCAGAAGAGCTAGATAGCACTTCTCTACAAGACAAAATTCACAATTAAGCCTccttcacatgcatgtatttgtgCGCTATgcactgagaatagaacccatggattgCCATAGGTTTGTTAATATGCTCGTATCCTGcacatttcagtcatgcaaaaaaacaaacaaacaaaaaaaaaaacgctctatTTTCCTACACATCTGCGCACCCCAAGTCCCTTTaggagtcaatggggatgcaaaaatactagagatgagcgagtatactcgctaaggcactactcgctcaagtattgtgctttagacgagtatctccctgctcgtccctgaagatttggggggcggtgcggggcggggagctgcgggggagagcggggaggaacagaggggagatctctctctctcccccgccgctctccgccggcccccaaatctttagggacgagcggggagatcctcggctaaagcacattactcgagcgagtagtgccttagccagtatactcgctcatctctaaaaaatacgtacacaatacgctaggagatgcgtgaaactgcttgattgtgcaggaaaaagaacacattgaaCTTATTAGCCATTCCAATCAGTGCATATTTTTTGCCCCGCACAAATGAGCATGTGTTACgggcacaaaaagtgcagtaaatatGCTGATGGGGCACAAAAAAGTATTGTTTATTCTGCAAACACAGCGCTCAGGCAGACGCAAATACGCctgcgctcgtgtgaaggggcctaAGGCTGGCTCCAtatgggtgagaaaatcgtgctaTTTTCACCTGATGTGATAGTAAAAAAGTAGATTaggaagccaatgattttcaatggttttattcccatctgcgatgttttcaacAAACACAATCGTGGCTCGCTCTAGCTTTCTGCGATATTTTtcctcccatgtattcctatgggggcgcctttttattgcatcacaatgcCATGCGATGCGATATAAACATTAGGAAGCCCTGTTGACTTGCGTTAAAAGATACACGATTTTAACggatgcgatgcaagattatatTCTAAAAAAGCATTAAAGGGCTCAAAAATCCTAGGAACAAAGATGCCATTTTGCTGGGATTTTATTGCGGCAAAAATCgcgatcacccgtgtgaaactagcctaaggggtGTTCACACGGCGATTTTTTTAATGTTCAAGTTCCATCTGATAGCAATATGTACGGAACTCGCGTGTGAGCATGACACGATAGTGTGTTTTTTCACGAGTAATGCTgcaagattggggggggggggggggaaatcgctaCACATGCTATTCTGGAGCGATTCATTGCATGGAACGCCCGTTACGTGCTGTGAGGTcttcacatcgcactcgcatgtcaTGAGATCCGCATACGAGGTCGCTGCAGTTTTTACCATTGAATACTATTGGAAGCACTcgctatttttttcaaatgtgTTAAAAGCACGAATATGTAGCAGAGATACGTTCAAGAGACATCGCGCTCACATCCACAATCGTAAATTTAaaagtgcgatatcggtctgagGTTTGTGCACTTATATCGCGCTtgtctgtgtgaaagcagcctaacagaCATGCTCAGGCGATGTTCACACAGCGTTTTATTGGCGCGGTTTGGCGCCTCAATCTGAGCGTGTCAGTATAGCATATTCCGTGTGCGCCATACCTTGTACTAATCTCCAATAGACCGGCATGTAACCGCTCAGATTAATTGCGCAAAATATGCGCACAACAAAAATAGCATGTTTTATCATAGCGTGTATTACGcacgcatacacaccaagatagtacatggcgatgggcgGCCCGCAGGCAGTACGCAATGCTGTGTGCCTGCGCATATCTCACAGCCAGCAAGCCGGCCccagtcagaattttttttttagatttttatatgtttaacccctttccgctccagggcgtacatttacgtctTGGAGCgccagggtatgtatgcagagctcgcagggcgacctctctgcatacagcacgggTGTCAGCTGCATTTAAAGGCCCTGaatgctgttcgggggtcccgtacggcccccctgctgtgagatcgggggagccatgcaggtgtcatggctgccaggggccttctgaaaggccccagggttgccttgagagactgcctatcaagccatccctgtggggtggctcgatagtgcattctgacaggcagcctatgatgtaatagcattacgtcatactgcaggagtgatcgaagcatcgcatgttgtaaaCCCCCAGAGGgactttaaagtttaaaaaaaaataaataaataaaaaaaaaaaaaaatcaatgaagttttttttagttgtgaaaaaaaaaaaagtttaaatcaccccccccctccttttgccatgtctataattaaaaagtctaaagtataaaataaaaatacatatttggcatcgccgcatccgtaaaagtcagatctatcaaagtagtgcattattttccccgcacggtgaacatcggccgaaaaaaaaataaagaatgccggaaatgcactttttcagtaaccctgcctcccagaaaaaacgcaataaaaagcgatcaaaaagtcgtatgtattctgaatttgtACTAACgggaactacaggacatcctgcaaaaaattagcccttgctcaactacttcaatggaaaagtaaaaaagctattgcgcacaagatgactgcagaaaataattgaaaaaaattaaatgtctttggggaaaaaaaaacaaaaaacaaaaaaaacacatacaagtttggtatcgtagcaatcgtgctgacccatagaataaagttattatgtcgtttttgttgcagtttgccgtagaaacaagatgcaccaaaagatggtggaatgtcgtttttttttcattttactccacttagaatttttttaaagtttttcagtacattatatggaacattaaatagCGCCAgtgaaaaacaagccttcatacaacgacgttgatg is a window of Eleutherodactylus coqui strain aEleCoq1 chromosome 4, aEleCoq1.hap1, whole genome shotgun sequence DNA encoding:
- the LOC136625692 gene encoding large ribosomal subunit protein P2-like translates to MTFELGGPWISAVETPWLSLSLSESEEQERAHRFVSCTDLKMRYVAAYLLATLGGNSSPSAKDIKKILSSVGVDADDERVSKVVSELGGKDLEGVINSGLSKLCSVPSGGAVAAAPASAAPAAGGAAAPEKKEEVKEESEESDEDMGFGLFD